One genomic window of Serinus canaria isolate serCan28SL12 chromosome 4, serCan2020, whole genome shotgun sequence includes the following:
- the LZTS3 gene encoding leucine zipper putative tumor suppressor 3 isoform X2: MATLETLPVLSDPAYPSPQSFHGFAPRYSQTIPRSAMGSVGSGVANDQEFAMKSVGTRTQSGGRPAEGPRNGYSGRDIPHRYSGEEKTYKSEKVSNSLYINGEARKSEKVKVDICGNVTANNEKNLPPPPPQYREPGNPPKILPISGKLDQNLCPPQSNGMAENRKSLNHANSNSPSAPKGGLDKSSLNRTTNQGGGLSDSGRNSLTSLPTYGTGYSQHVGPMSASTSHINRIGTTYVEKNIVGYNGISTSDSGRSSSKSTSSFSRLNHLNETMPFHSPSTDDIIQDLEDRLWEKEQEVLQMRRNLDKSEAAIFQVFEEKQKIWEREMEDLRQNYANKLQQVSKKAQRAQQALQLQIFKLQQEKKKLQDDMGQLLQQREELEKKFVAFKKEQAEFLPKIEETKWEVCQKAGEISLLKQQLKDSQADVSQKLNEIVGLRSQLKEGKNFLREKEEQILTLKDSYSSKSVNLEICEGELQRKMSEVQVLREKLNHCELEVSGLKRTLASMGPAGSFGGDLGEKLRDPLACESDEAKMQRQSEDSVNSLRREVERLQTELKLERQQREQQVMDFEEERRTWQEEKEKVIKYQKQLQLNYVEMYQKNQLLEHKVNEMNTKATSPPHTEEKKTWTPSRLERIESTEI, from the exons ATGGCCACGCTAGAGACGCTGCCCGTCCTCAGTGACCCGGCCTACCCCAGCCCGCAGAGCTTCCACGGCTTCGCCCCGCGCTACTCCCAGACCATCCCCAGGAGCGCCATGGGGAGCGTGGGCAGCGGGGTGGCCAACGACCAGGAGTTCGCCATGAAGAGCGTGGGCACGCGCACGCAGAGCGGCGGCCGGCCCGCGGAAGGGCCCCGCAACGGCTACTCCGGGCGGGACATCCCCCACCGCTACTCGGGTGAGGAGAAGACCTACAAGTCGGAGAAAGTCTCCAACTCCCTCTACATCAACGGCGAGGCGCGCAAGAGCGAGAAGGTGAAGGTGGACATCTGCGGGAACGTGACCGCCAACAACGAGAAGAacctgccgccgccgccgccccagTACCGAGAGCCCGGGAACCCACCAAAGATTTTGCCGATCTCCGGCAAACTGGACCAG AACCTCTGCCCGCCGCAGAGCAACGGGATGGCAGAGAACAGGAAGAGCTTGAACCACGCCAACAGCAATAGCCCGTCCGCACCCAAGGGCGGGCTGGACAAGAGCAGCCTTAACAGGACTACAAACCAAGGCGGGGGGCTCTCGGATTCGGGCCGTAACTCCCTCACCAGCCTGCCCACCTACGGGACGGGCTACAGCCAGCACGTGGGCCCCATGAGCGCCTCCACCAGCCACATCAACCGCATCGGGACCACCTACGTGGAGAAGAACATCGTGGGGTACAACGGGATATCTACCTCAGACAGCGGGCGGTCCTCGAGCAAGAGCACCTCGTCCTTCAGCAGGCTGAACCATCTCAACGAAACCATGCCTTTCCACTCGCCCTCGACCGACGACATCATCCAGGACCTGGAGGACCGGCtgtgggagaaggagcaggaggtgctccagatGAGGAGGAACCTGGACAAGAGCGAGGCGGCCATCTTCCAGGTGTTCGAGGAGAAGCAGAAGatctgggaaagggaaatggaggACCTGAGGCAGAACTATGCCAACAAGTTGCAGCAGGTCTCCAAAAAGGCGCAGCGGGCTCAGCAGGCTCTTCAGCTCCAAATCTTCAAGctccagcaggagaaaaaaaaactccaggATGACATGGGACAACTCCTCCAGCAAcgagaggagctggagaagaaatTTGTGGCTTTCAAGAAGGAGCAGGCTGAGTTTCTCCCAAAGATTGAAGAGACCAAGTGGGAG GTGTGCCAGAAGGCAGGTGAGatctccctgctcaagcagcagctgaaggactCCCAAGCCGACGTCTCCCAGAAGCTCAACGAGATCGTGGGCCTGCGGTCGCAGCTCAAGGAAGGTAAGAACTTCCTACGGGAGAAAGAGGAGCAGATCCTCACCCTGAAGGACTCCTACAGCTCCAAGAGCGTCAACCTGGAGATCTGCGAGGGCgagctgcagaggaagatgAGCGAGGTCCAGGTGCTGAGGGAAAAACTGAACCACTGTGAGCTGGAGGTCTCCGGCCTGAAGCGGACACTTGCCAGCATGGGACCCGCGGGGTCTTTTGGCGGGGACCTCGGGGAGAAGCTGCGGGACCCGCTGGCCTGCGAGAGCGACGAGGCCAAGATGCAGCGGCAGAGCGAGGACAGCGTGAACAGCCTGAGGAGGGAGGTGGAGAGGCTGCAGACGGAGCTGAAGCTGGAGCGGCAGCAGCGGGAGCAGCAGGTGATGGACTTCGAGGAGGAGCGGCGCAcgtggcaggaggagaaggagaaagtcATCAAGTaccagaagcagctgcagctgaactACGTGGAGATGTACCAGAAGaaccagctcctggagcacaaGGTCAACGAGATGAACACCAAGGCCACCAGCCCCCCGCACACCGAGGAGAAGAAGACATGGACTCCCTCCAGGCTCGAGAGGATAGAGTCCACCGAGATCTGA
- the LZTS3 gene encoding leucine zipper putative tumor suppressor 3 isoform X1 — protein MATLETLPVLSDPAYPSPQSFHGFAPRYSQTIPRSAMGSVGSGVANDQEFAMKSVGTRTQSGGRPAEGPRNGYSGRDIPHRYSGEEKTYKSEKVSNSLYINGEARKSEKVKVDICGNVTANNEKNLPPPPPQYREPGNPPKILPISGKLDQSNEPLVRPSAFKPVVPKNFHSMQNLCPPQSNGMAENRKSLNHANSNSPSAPKGGLDKSSLNRTTNQGGGLSDSGRNSLTSLPTYGTGYSQHVGPMSASTSHINRIGTTYVEKNIVGYNGISTSDSGRSSSKSTSSFSRLNHLNETMPFHSPSTDDIIQDLEDRLWEKEQEVLQMRRNLDKSEAAIFQVFEEKQKIWEREMEDLRQNYANKLQQVSKKAQRAQQALQLQIFKLQQEKKKLQDDMGQLLQQREELEKKFVAFKKEQAEFLPKIEETKWEVCQKAGEISLLKQQLKDSQADVSQKLNEIVGLRSQLKEGKNFLREKEEQILTLKDSYSSKSVNLEICEGELQRKMSEVQVLREKLNHCELEVSGLKRTLASMGPAGSFGGDLGEKLRDPLACESDEAKMQRQSEDSVNSLRREVERLQTELKLERQQREQQVMDFEEERRTWQEEKEKVIKYQKQLQLNYVEMYQKNQLLEHKVNEMNTKATSPPHTEEKKTWTPSRLERIESTEI, from the exons ATGGCCACGCTAGAGACGCTGCCCGTCCTCAGTGACCCGGCCTACCCCAGCCCGCAGAGCTTCCACGGCTTCGCCCCGCGCTACTCCCAGACCATCCCCAGGAGCGCCATGGGGAGCGTGGGCAGCGGGGTGGCCAACGACCAGGAGTTCGCCATGAAGAGCGTGGGCACGCGCACGCAGAGCGGCGGCCGGCCCGCGGAAGGGCCCCGCAACGGCTACTCCGGGCGGGACATCCCCCACCGCTACTCGGGTGAGGAGAAGACCTACAAGTCGGAGAAAGTCTCCAACTCCCTCTACATCAACGGCGAGGCGCGCAAGAGCGAGAAGGTGAAGGTGGACATCTGCGGGAACGTGACCGCCAACAACGAGAAGAacctgccgccgccgccgccccagTACCGAGAGCCCGGGAACCCACCAAAGATTTTGCCGATCTCCGGCAAACTGGACCAG agCAATGAGCCCTTAGTTAGACCCTCAGCCTTTAAACCAGTAGTTCCTAAAAACTTCCATTCCATGCAGAACCTCTGCCCGCCGCAGAGCAACGGGATGGCAGAGAACAGGAAGAGCTTGAACCACGCCAACAGCAATAGCCCGTCCGCACCCAAGGGCGGGCTGGACAAGAGCAGCCTTAACAGGACTACAAACCAAGGCGGGGGGCTCTCGGATTCGGGCCGTAACTCCCTCACCAGCCTGCCCACCTACGGGACGGGCTACAGCCAGCACGTGGGCCCCATGAGCGCCTCCACCAGCCACATCAACCGCATCGGGACCACCTACGTGGAGAAGAACATCGTGGGGTACAACGGGATATCTACCTCAGACAGCGGGCGGTCCTCGAGCAAGAGCACCTCGTCCTTCAGCAGGCTGAACCATCTCAACGAAACCATGCCTTTCCACTCGCCCTCGACCGACGACATCATCCAGGACCTGGAGGACCGGCtgtgggagaaggagcaggaggtgctccagatGAGGAGGAACCTGGACAAGAGCGAGGCGGCCATCTTCCAGGTGTTCGAGGAGAAGCAGAAGatctgggaaagggaaatggaggACCTGAGGCAGAACTATGCCAACAAGTTGCAGCAGGTCTCCAAAAAGGCGCAGCGGGCTCAGCAGGCTCTTCAGCTCCAAATCTTCAAGctccagcaggagaaaaaaaaactccaggATGACATGGGACAACTCCTCCAGCAAcgagaggagctggagaagaaatTTGTGGCTTTCAAGAAGGAGCAGGCTGAGTTTCTCCCAAAGATTGAAGAGACCAAGTGGGAG GTGTGCCAGAAGGCAGGTGAGatctccctgctcaagcagcagctgaaggactCCCAAGCCGACGTCTCCCAGAAGCTCAACGAGATCGTGGGCCTGCGGTCGCAGCTCAAGGAAGGTAAGAACTTCCTACGGGAGAAAGAGGAGCAGATCCTCACCCTGAAGGACTCCTACAGCTCCAAGAGCGTCAACCTGGAGATCTGCGAGGGCgagctgcagaggaagatgAGCGAGGTCCAGGTGCTGAGGGAAAAACTGAACCACTGTGAGCTGGAGGTCTCCGGCCTGAAGCGGACACTTGCCAGCATGGGACCCGCGGGGTCTTTTGGCGGGGACCTCGGGGAGAAGCTGCGGGACCCGCTGGCCTGCGAGAGCGACGAGGCCAAGATGCAGCGGCAGAGCGAGGACAGCGTGAACAGCCTGAGGAGGGAGGTGGAGAGGCTGCAGACGGAGCTGAAGCTGGAGCGGCAGCAGCGGGAGCAGCAGGTGATGGACTTCGAGGAGGAGCGGCGCAcgtggcaggaggagaaggagaaagtcATCAAGTaccagaagcagctgcagctgaactACGTGGAGATGTACCAGAAGaaccagctcctggagcacaaGGTCAACGAGATGAACACCAAGGCCACCAGCCCCCCGCACACCGAGGAGAAGAAGACATGGACTCCCTCCAGGCTCGAGAGGATAGAGTCCACCGAGATCTGA